GGCAGGACAGGGATGCGAGGGATTGGGCGGAAGCGCCCCTGCGAGGCCCGGCACGGCGTCTGCTCGCCAGCGGGCACTCGGGGCGTCCGCTGGACAACGGTGGGAGGTGGGGTGGCGTGCGCGAGCCGGCGCCCGGCAACAGCTTGGGCCCAGGTCGATGGTGGTGGTGGAGGGTCGAATGTTCCCGCTTCGTGTTGCCTGCGTCGGACTGGTGCTCCTGACGGCGTGTGCCTCATCCAACAAGTCCGCGTCCCCGGCACGGGAGGCGCGCGCCCGGACGGCAGCCGCGCCCGGAGGGGAGCTTCTCTCCTACGGCTTCGACCCGAGAGACCCGGTGCGGGTGGGCTGGGGGAACCAGGGCGTGCTGGCCTTCCTCGAGCTGCTGCGAGGTCCGCAGGGCCAGCGCATCGCCTGGCGGCGCGTGGGGCCCTGCTGCGAGGCAGACGCCTCTCCGTCACGCGCGCCCAGCCTGGAGGTCTTCGAGGTGACGTACGAGGGGCTCGCCACGCCGGTGCGCCTCTACCTCGACCCGCACCATGGGGACGCCATCTACGCGCCCCAGGGCTTCACCATCGAAGGCCTCACCTCGCGAGCGCCGCCGCCCGCCGAGGAACAGCCCGAGGTCATCGAGCTGTAGCCGCGAGGCTCACTCCAGCGACGGCGCGGTGTCTCCGGGCATCAGGACTCCGCGCGCCAGCGACACGGGCAGGCCGAGCTGGAGGAAGCGGTCGTGGAAGTCCTTCAGCACGAACTTCTCGCCGCGCGCCTCCAGGTGGCGGCGGTAGTCGTCACGCAGCTTGAGAATCTGCATGCGCCCCACCGCGTAGTACAGGTACGTGGGGTTGGAGGTGCCGCGCTCCACCTCGCGCAGGGCGGGGAAGGGCTCGAAGTACGCAATCTCCGCGTAGCGCTTCGCCACGGCCTCCAGGGGCTCGCCGTACACGTGTAGCGCGAGGGCGGCGTACCAGCGCGCGTGCCGCTGCAGGGCGCGGCGGAGCTGGCCCAGGCGGATGCGCGGGTCGCCGTTGCCGAGCCCCTCGTCCACCATCATCTGCTCGGTGTAGTGGGCCCAGCCCTCGACGAGGGACGCGGGGTTGAAGACCTTGCGCACGTCGGTGGGGATGCGCGACTCGTAGAGCAGCTGCACGAAGTGGCCGGGCATGGCCTCGTGGACGGTGATGCCGAGCAGGCCGGCGCGGTTGAAGTAGGTGAGGTGCTGGGCCTGCTGCTCCGGCGACCAGCCGGGCTCCACGTTGGTGATGTTGTAGAAGGCCTCGGTGGCCTTCGCCTCGAAGGGGCCGGGGGTGTCCATGGACGCGAAGCCGAGCCGCGCATAGGGCGGCGTCTCGCGCACCACGGGCAGCCTGTCGGAAGGGAGCGTGAGGATGTTCCGCTCTCGCACGAAGCGCTGCAGCTCCACGAGCTGGGCGCGGGCGGCGGGAATCAGCTCCTCGGCCGTGGGGTGGTCCTTCACGAGGGCGGCCATCACCTGCTCGGGCGTCAGCTTCGGGTCCACCTTCGCGGCCTCTTTGGCGACCCAGGCCTTGTACTCGCGGATGGCGCGCTCGTTGATGTCGCGGAGCTGGTCCGCGGTGAGCGTGACGTGCTCCTCCAGGGCCAGCTTCTTCTCGAAGCGCTCGCGGCCCAGGCGGAAGTCGCCGTCGGCCCTCGGCGTGAGGTCCTGCTCCAGCCACGTCACGTAGCCCTCCAGCTGCCGGGCGGCCTCCTCGCGGGCGGAGGTGAAGGCGTCACGCTCGGCGGCGTCGACCTGGGCGAAGCCCTGGGACTCCAGGGCCTTGGGCAGGTCCGCGCGGAGGTAGGCCACGGTGCCGCGCGCGTCGCGGGCGGCGTGCTGGGCCCACAGCTTCGGCACGGCCTTGAGGTTCGCCTTCGCGGCGGCGAGCACGGTGGGGATGCGCGCCATGCGGATGCGCAAGGAGCGCATCCGCTCGGCGACGGGGGCGAACTCGCGGGAGGACAGGCTGGACAGCCCGCCGGAGATGAGGCCCACGTAGAAGCCGGGGTCTCGCTCCCAGACGCGCTCCTCCTCCAGCTCGGCGAGCTCCGCGCGCATGGCGTTCTCCAGGACGCGGACATCGACGGCGGCGTCACCGGTGAGGGCCTCGCGGTCCACCTGCTCCAGCCGCGCGAGCCAGTCGCGCAGCGCGGAGGCCTTGCGAGTCAGGGCCTCGGCGGAGACGTCCGGGAGCAGGGTGTCGTGCTGGTGGAAGCCGAGCCGGGTGGCGCGGATGGGATTCACCGCCGCGTGCCAGTCGAGGTACTCGCGGGCGAGGCGGGTGTACGCGGCATCGGCCGCGGAGGACGAGGCCGTCGGCATGGCGGCGGAAGACTCCGGCCCGGGCCGCGAGCGCGAAGCGCAGGCGGAGACGCAGGCCAGCAGGACGAGGGCGGAACGGAAGCGCACGAAGACTCGGGGCAGGAGAGGGCCTCCAGTGTCGGCGCTCGGGCGCGGCTGGGAAAGCGCGAAGCCAGCCGCTGTCCGATTCAGTCACTCCCCGGAGTCCAACGAGGGGTCCCCGCCGGGACGGCGCTTCGCCTCGCGCCGTGGACCGGTGCCGCTGCCAGCACCCTTCACTTCCCTGGCGTCCCGCCCGTGCATGACCGAAATTCGGGGGCTATGAACCTCCGCTCACTGCTGTTCACCGTGCTGCTGTCAGCGTGTGCCTCGCGTGGCCCCGTGACGCTCCCGGAGCCGCCCGAGGCCGAGCAGGACGCCGAAGCCCCCGTGCTGGATGCCTCCCCCTCGGGCGACTACGGCACCGAGCATCCATTCGTGCTCCAGGGCGCGGCGGAAGACGGGCGCTGGCTCATCGGGTGCCAGGCGCGAGAGGACACCACGGGTGATGGGAGCATCGATGTCGGCTTCGGCCACCACGGCAGCCTCATCGGCGACGCGCTGCGCCCGTACCTCTTCCTGGAGCCTGGACCGGGCATCCCCATCGATGAAGTCCTCGCAGAGGACCCGACGGGGCGCTACCTCGCCCTGGTGCGAGACGGCACGCTCCGCCTCTTCGACACGAACACCCGTGAGGAGCAGGTGCTGGCCTCGGGCGTCCCCCTCGACACGGAGAGTCCCCAGCCTCCCGCGCGCGCGGCCTTCTCCGGAGACGGCACGCGGCTGCTCTTCCTCCGTCCGGAGGGCGCGAAGCGCGTAGCCGTCGTGCGCGAGCTGGCGGCGGGCACCGAGCGCGTGCTCGACGCGGGAGGAGGGCTCCTCGGCCAGGCGCTGCTGGATTCCTCGGGACAGTGGGCGGTGTTCGACGTGGTGGCGAAGGACACGGATGGGGACGGGAAGCTGACCTGGCCCCAGGAGCGCACGACGCTCGCCTCCGCGCTGTGCCGGGGCCCTGTCAGCTCCAGCTCACACTACGGCTGGCAGGGCGACATGCCCGTGCGCCGCTTCCGCCGGGTCGAAGGAGGTCTGCTCCGCGAGGGCGATGACATCCTCCAGCCTTTCGGCGGGGGCCTGCTGCGCCGCGCTCCGGACAGGGCCATCCTCTTCGAGCACGCGGACGGTCGGCGGGAGTCGTGGGTTCCCGCGGACTGCAACGGAGAGGTGCTCTACGCGGACGCGCAGCGCCAGCAGCTCCTGGTGGCGTGCGCGGTGCTGGAGCCCAGCTGGCCCCTGGAGCTGCACGGTGCCGGAGTCCATCAGTCACTCGGCTGGCGGGTGCCCGCCGAGAGGGAGCGCTCGAGGCCCTGGGGACGCAACGTGAGGCTGGTGGCGGTGAAGGCCTTCTCCAGCAACCAACCCAAGGATGTGCCCGTCGCCATCGACCTGGCGCGGCGCACCGTGCAGCCGCTGCCCGTGGCCTCCGCGGAGGTGGAGCTGGTGGCCGCCCACGGCCCTCGTGCCCTGCTGAAGGAGTCGTACCGGCCCGAGGGCGAGGACAGATGGCAGCGCCGGATATGGCTGTGGAACGCGGAGACGGGTGAGAAGGTCTCGGTGGGCGAGCCGGGCGACTACATCCAGGAGCGGGCTGGCGACAAGGTCCTCTACCTGGGCTGGCTGGTGGACCTTCGCAGGGGCCGTGTGCTGGGCGCCGTCGAGGGTGAGCCGCTGGCCATCGACTCCCGGGGCCGCGTCCTGCACGCGCGGCAGTTCCCGGAGCGCGGTATCCCCGGGGCTCGCGGAGGCATGGCGCCGCTCGGCCCGGTGCGGTGGGAGCCCGCGGTGAAGGCACCCGCTCCGGCGCCCGCGCCGGGGACTCCGTAGCGGGGGGCCGACACCGCGCTCCCGGCATCCAGGTCCGCGAAGGGCACCACATGGGAGAGGGCAGGGCACATCCACGCGCAACGACATCGAGTCGATGCCGCTTCACCTTCCGTTGACAGGCACAAGTCCGGACTCGACACTGCCTCGACGAGTGCATGCGCATCTCGCACGCCTTGCTGCCGGCGTTGCTGCTCGCTTCAGCGGGCGCTACCCGCACTCGGCCCCGGAAGCACCCGGTGACACGGTGGACGACGGTGACGCCCGGAGCGAAGGCACGATGGATGTTCGGAGACGCACCTGGCTGCCAGTGGCATCGCTGCTCCTCTCGCTCGGGTGCTCATCTCCCAGGCCTGTCGAAGGCGTCTGGCGGCCAGGGCCTGGAGAGGCGCCCGACCACATCCCGGGGCCGCTGAAGAACTTTGGGCCGTACACCGCCTACGCGGACGCGCTGAAGGCCGCCTGCCCGCTCATCCTCTCCAAGCCTCACGCAACGGTGAGCCACCTTCAGGACTCATCTCCCCAACTCGCTCGGCGCACCGCGACGGAGTACTGCGCCTGGCTGTATTACACGCCTGAGCACACGTACGAGATGAGCATGCTGGCGGACCGGTCGAGACCCGACGACCTCGTGACCGGCTTGAGAAGCTGCGTCCTCCCAGCGTTCGTGGACGACTCGCGGTATCCCCCCGGCAGCCTCAAGCACATCTTCGCTCTCCACAACCATCCATTCGGCACACGCCTCTCCGCGACCGACCTTCGTTTCATCGAGGCGATGGCCAACGTTCACGAGTGGGAGGTCATGACGAGGAACGGCAACGTCCGGCTCTCCATCATCGCGTTCTTCTCGAAGTCGAGGGACCCGCAGGCCCCCACCTGTGACGGCTTCTATCAGTACATTCCCGCCACCCGCGAAATGATGCTGTGGACGAGGTCGCAGGAGCAGTGGCGCCGGGATATGCATGGCGTCGTCACCTGGGTCAACGAGAGGACCTACCGGATTGAGAGCCCCTAGACGCGCTGCCCCAGCAATCCGTCCCGAGGTCACGTCATGGTGCTGAGAACGTCCGCGCTGACGCTCTTCCTGCTCCTCTCCGGTTGCGCGCGACGTCCGGAGCCGCTCGCGTCTCCGGTGGTGAACGACAAGTCCGTCACCTTCCCGCTGACCGCCGCACGCGACGCCGTCAAGGTGGCCGCTCCCGGGCAGGCCTACGAGCTGGATGGCGAGCTCCTGCGAGCCCTGACGATTGCGGCCAATGACCTCTTTCCCCCAGGGGCTTCCGCATCCGAGTGCAGGAACCTGCGGGAGGCACACACGTTCCGCGTCATCCGACAGGAAGGCATCATCTTCGTCTACATCGACGAAGACCTCGAGTACTGCGGTCACAGGTTCCCGGCCATGGACTCGGGTGCGAAGTACGCCATCAGCGGAGATGGCCGCATCCTCCGGCGTGTGGTGGATGGCATTGACGAGGATGACGGCGTCTGGCGCCTGAAGACACCGGATGGTGGAGGCGTGACTGTCATCGCCGAGCCCGGCGTCATTCCCGACCTGACATCCCTGGACGCACCGGACAGCGGAGTCCTCAAGGTCATCCCGGACGCATGGCCCCCCCCGGGGGAGCCGCTCAGCGGGTCGACAGATGGCGGAAGCCGGACCGGAATGACGGCTCCAGGAAACGCCCCAAGCGGACCTCCGCAAGAGGTTGATGCCGGAGCTGCCCCCTGAAAGCCCTGTCAGTGCTCTCAGGCCACGGACACCAGCCAGGAGAGCCACCGCCCCCCTTCCCTTCCCGCCCCACCGTGTACAAATCCGGACCGTCGGGTGGCAGGGGGCGCCATGAGGGCCGGCTGGCGCCCCCGTTTTTCCCGCTTCCGGGGCAGCCGTGCGTCCTCCGAAATGTACGCCGCCGTGCATTTCGCCGGGCCGGCGCCGTCCCACCCCGTGAGAATGACTCTGCTGTC
This DNA window, taken from Pyxidicoccus xibeiensis, encodes the following:
- a CDS encoding fibril protein codes for the protein MFPLRVACVGLVLLTACASSNKSASPAREARARTAAAPGGELLSYGFDPRDPVRVGWGNQGVLAFLELLRGPQGQRIAWRRVGPCCEADASPSRAPSLEVFEVTYEGLATPVRLYLDPHHGDAIYAPQGFTIEGLTSRAPPPAEEQPEVIEL
- a CDS encoding DUF885 domain-containing protein translates to MPTASSSAADAAYTRLAREYLDWHAAVNPIRATRLGFHQHDTLLPDVSAEALTRKASALRDWLARLEQVDREALTGDAAVDVRVLENAMRAELAELEEERVWERDPGFYVGLISGGLSSLSSREFAPVAERMRSLRIRMARIPTVLAAAKANLKAVPKLWAQHAARDARGTVAYLRADLPKALESQGFAQVDAAERDAFTSAREEAARQLEGYVTWLEQDLTPRADGDFRLGRERFEKKLALEEHVTLTADQLRDINERAIREYKAWVAKEAAKVDPKLTPEQVMAALVKDHPTAEELIPAARAQLVELQRFVRERNILTLPSDRLPVVRETPPYARLGFASMDTPGPFEAKATEAFYNITNVEPGWSPEQQAQHLTYFNRAGLLGITVHEAMPGHFVQLLYESRIPTDVRKVFNPASLVEGWAHYTEQMMVDEGLGNGDPRIRLGQLRRALQRHARWYAALALHVYGEPLEAVAKRYAEIAYFEPFPALREVERGTSNPTYLYYAVGRMQILKLRDDYRRHLEARGEKFVLKDFHDRFLQLGLPVSLARGVLMPGDTAPSLE